The sequence AATAAATAATACCAGAAAAATACAACATGTCtgacaaatattaaaaaaataaagcaaataaaagaaaatgttaaccAGGtgtaaaaaagacaaaaaaaaaagtcagaaaaagttttaaaaaaacaccAAACAGCGCttataatgttaaaaaaataaaataaaactataaaaagacaaaaaaaaaaaatttaacggGCACCACAAGCACACGTCAGACTCATCCTTCGTTGATAACAGTATTCTCAACAGTATTCTCTAGTAACGCCCAAAATCTACTTTTTAAAAGACTCATCAACAGTATTCTCCACATTGTTTTACAAGTTTTTGCTGACAGATTAACTTGGGTTAACTTTACCTACTCAGGTTACTTTTGAAGTCTAACCATGGTTTAGTTCGTCTTTAAAATGATAGACTCCGAAAACAGAAGATTGTTTGCATCAAAGACAAAAgatttcagttttcatcaaaagaCAGAAGTTTTATTCAAGTAAGATTTTACAGTTTctgttttcattttccatactccattttaacttattttaaatatatctattttgttgtttttttctttatcatctattttatcattgtttatgcTTCTATATTACTGCTGTGCTCTCTCTAGGTAGATACTGGTATAAGAGCCATGGATGGTAGTTGtatgagttttatttctttgcaattAAGGAGTTGTTAGGAACTGATATTACTgtattcaaaatcaaacaaatttttataattattgataaACATTTCAAactttctctatattttttttattatgtatgaattttaaaattttaattattagattGCATTAAATGTTAATATTATATCTTACACTCTTGTGAGAttttaagataataaaaaattaatagctatattatcaattgaaGGATTGCTCTTAAAGAAACCTTTTCCTTTTCATCTTGATCAACACTCTATTGGGactagaatattttttttttttttgggggggttttGGTAAacagaaaaatttaaaaagttcattACTTTGGAAATTGGCGGAGAAATTCACTTCACCTTATGCGTTGTGGATGGGTTAAAGAGATTATAAATAGATCAGTGTGAATTGGCTCTGCTTTTGAGATTATAGGGTGAATTTCAGTTGAGCTGGCTCGGCCTTTTAGAGAATACAGTGGATTCCAGTGTCAATGTTCGGGGATGTACAAAACTGGTGGATGCCAGCGCGTCTAGACTTCGTTGATGGGAGCTGGATTAGGATCcggttttatttttaaaattttactttttgcttttttatttttcactttttattaatCAATAGTCTAGATTAAAAAGTAGCTTTTTGCACTATTAATCTCAACTGTACATAAATAGctagattataaaataaagagTAAATTCCAATTTAGCTGGGTCTGTTTTTTAGATTATAGAATCAATTTCAATGTGAACTGGTGATGTAGATATCAAAACGTGGGCCCTCAACTTCATTATTGCATGCACTTTGATCAGCTAGAGTATTTGCTATTTCGTTTCTCCTCAATAATCAACCATTTCACCATCTACCTACGTGCTCTTTCACCATCTACCTGTGTTTGTTTTACAAGTATATAAACCTATAATAGGTTTGAGCCTCTCCAACtataatatttctaacatgAAAATTGTACAATTCACACTATTCATGTATTAGAAATCcacaatttttactaattttttaagaaaatatttttagataattttttatgttatttttagaaatatccACTCTCATctatactttttgttttattaaaaaaaaatatgatgataaatttatacaaatcttattttcaattaaatcaaaatttttttcattccttcactttttcatcctctcaatcaaacacaaataaaaaaaactaaaattttttatatccttctatttttctaccttctttctattttctatctttttatttttttatcctcccaatcAAACGAATCCAAAACTTTACTTCTTGCCATGGTACTAACAAGCACCTTTTGAACAAAAGATTGTCCTGAACTGTTTGACCATCAAACTTCCTACTCGTTAAGCAAAAAAGgcaatatttttaataagaaaaggcaaaaatattaatagtttaaaaaagagCTAGTGAGCGACACATAAAAGCAAAGTTATATTATCTGGGCCAAGTGACCAACCAAACGAGCAGGTGGCCTTCCTAGGACAAGTTGAACAACAACACCGCTTTATAATTGAAATGACGTCGTGAGATAAAGGGTATATTATAGTGTATAGCACAGCatgtataataataaataacgaataatttttagaaaaataaataataatagattaatttaaaatcatacaaatttttacaattagtaaaaaaattcttcaaataccatttatatctttttattatacgtaaattttaaaattttaattattaaattatatatttttattatatttttgtatttgtaaaattttaaaaaattaaaacataaaaattaaatttcaaatttcaaattttttataaaaataaatttattaattcaatggtaaataacattaaaattaaacaaaattgtaTGTgtcaaaagcataaaaaatatgtaattattacattcttttagtttatattaaataatattatatatatatatatatataatttaaaggatttctcttaatgaaatatttccctttactttttctttttcttttcatcttggTCGACACTCTATTGGGactagaaatttgatttttttttttggtagacagaaaattttaaaaagtttaatttgtaaattggcGGAATAATTCACTTCACCTTGTGCGTTGGGATGGATTAAAGAGAATATAAATAGATCAGTGTGAATTAGTTCTGCTTTTGAGAGCTGGCTCTTCTTTTGAGATTATAGGTTGAATTTTAGTTGAGCTGGCTCTGACTTTTAGAGAATAGAGTGGATTCCAGTGTGAACGTTCAGGGATTTACAAAACTGGTGGATTCCAGCGTGTCTAGACTTCGTTGATGGGAGCTGGATTTGgatccgatttttttttttctaaatttttctttttgccttttttttctcactttttattAATCAATAGTCTAGATTAAAAAGTAGCTTTTTGCACTATTAATCTCAGCCGTACATAAATAGctagattataaaataaactCAAATTGAGCAGGCTCTTCTTTTTAGATTATAGAGTGGATTCTAGCGTGCCTGAGGACCCTACTTCGTTGATGAGAGAGCTGGCTCTACTTTTAAGATTAAAGAGTAGATTCCAATTTAGCTGACTCTGCTTTGTAGATTATAGAATGAATTTCAATGTGAACTGGTGATGTAGATATCAAAACGTGGGCCCTCAACTTCATTGTGCATGCACTTTGATCAGCTATAGCATTTGCTGTTTCGTTTCTCCTCAATAATCAACCATTTCACCATCTACCTACGTACTTTTTCACAGACTCTTCTATTGTCTTGTGTTATCCAGAAAAATTCCATTTCCAAAGTATGGCTGGTGCTCTACTTTCTGCAATCGTGGAGCGGCTTGGTTCTTTTATTTCTTCGGAGTTCAAGTTGACTGTAACTGTGAAggaagaagtccaaaagcttcAAACCAAATTCCGTACCATTCAGGCAGTGCTCAATGATGCTGAGAAGAGGCAGCTGACGGAGGAAGCTGTGAAGCTTTGGGTAGATAAGCTCGAAGGCGTATCGGACGAGATCGACAACGTGTTGGATGAGTGGAAGACTGTCATGATGAAAGCAGAGATtgagaaacaacaaaaaaaatttgtagaagaagaagaagctgaaactAGTACTGCTAAGAAGAGGAAGGTATGGTCCATCACCCCCAACTTCAATTTCTCAGTTCCTAATCTTTTTCAGCGTCGTGATATCGCTCGTGAGATAAAAGACCTTAACGaaaaattagatgagattaACAAAGAGAAGGAGATGTGCGGGTTTGAATTGAGTAGGGCCATTGAAGAAGTAGTTGAGAGGCCAAAGACTACTTCTTATGTTGATGTGTCTGAAATTCTTGGTCGTGATAAGGTTAAGAAAGATCTGGTGAGCATTCTATTGGGCAAGGgtactgaaaaagaaaaacaccccAATGTCATCTCTTTGGTGGGCATGGGTGGTATTGGAAAAACTACTATTGCCCAATTAGCCTACAATGATCAGAAGGTGCAAGCCCATTTTGAGATAAAagtgtgggtttgtgtttcggATCCTTTCGATCAGTGCAAGGTTGGCAAAGAAATCCTTGAATCTGTTGAACGTCAATGCAAGGTTGGCAAAGAAAGCCTTGAATCTGTTGAACGTCAATCCCCCAACTTGACTGCATTGCAAAGCCTATTGGATAGATTTTGTGATAAAGTTCAGGGAAAGAAGgtttttcttgtctttgatgATGTGTGGACCGAAGACTATGCAAAGTGGAAGCCATTCAGAGATGCACTAAAAAATTGTGGTTCCCAAAGTAGTAGAATTCTAGTCACCACACGTAAAGACCAAGTTGCAAAGATGATGGAAAGTGCAAATACGATCAAGTTGAACGAATTGTCTGAGGAAGATTGTTGGTTGTTGTTTAgtaaaatagcattttttgaCAAGGATCCTCAGCAACGTGAGCAACTAGAAGACTTTGGCAGACAAATATCAAAGAAGTGCAAAGGTTTGCCCCTTGCTGCAAAGACTCTAGGGAGTCTCATGCGCTTTAAGAAAAGTAGAGAAGAATGGAGGAATGTTTTGAATAACAATTTGTGGGAATTAGAAGATGTTGAGAGAGGTCTTTTTGCACCGTTGTTACTGAGTTATTATGATTTGTCGTCACCACTGAAACAGTGTTTCTTATATTGTGCTGTCTTTCCGAAAGATCATGTTTTTAGTGTTCAAGATTTGGTATACATGTGGATAGCACACGGATTTGTCGAGTTGAAGGGAAATGTGGAGGTGGAAATCATGGCACAAGAATACTTTGAAAATTTAGCCATACGCAATTTCTTCCAAGAATACGAGAAATATGAAAAGTTCACAAGTTACAAAATGCATGATATAGTGCATGACTTTGCACAGTCAATTACTAAAGCTCGGCATTTGGGATATTCAACCGGATCCCAATTTCCTCCATCTACTGATAGATCCAAAAATTTACGCACTGTCATCTTTTTTAGTCAGAGTGATTATAACATGTCCAATTTAGTCCAAAATTTTAACCGTTTACGGGTATTAACTTTGAATTCCACAATGAAACTTCCGGATACAATAGGAAATTTAATACATCTAAGGTATCTCGATGTTCATTTTTGTAAACAGGCTTTTTCTTTTGGCAAATGTGTATTGCCTGAAACTATAGGCAATCTATGcaatttacaatttttgaggCTTAGGCAAGTTTCTCCTTCTCAGCCTATAATATTACTGCAGGGGAtaggtaaattaattaatttaagacTTCTTACTGGAGATGATTTAGTGATTCCAAGAGAAATTGGAAGATTGACTTCTCTTAAAACATTAGGAAGCGTCATAAATGATGAGGATTGCAAAGGATGCaaatttgaagaattaaaaaatttgatccACCTTCGTTATTTGTTTCTACATTTTAATGGAGGGCCTTTTCGGATAAAGACCATTGCTCCGAATGATAGAAGAATTGAGAGTAAcgtattaattttaaatgcgTTAGAGCTACCTCAAGACTTGGAGAAGTTATACATTATGAATTACTTGGGCACCACAATGTCTCCTAGGTTGTTGGCGTCTTTGACCAATTTGAAAGAGCTTCATCTCCTATTCGCCGAAGAGTTAATGAGTTTGCCTCCTTTGGGGAAGATTCCGTGCCTCGAATCATTAACTATATTGTCTGCGGGGAGTTTGAAAAAAGTGGGAGTTGAATTTTTGGGAATAGAATCtgaaaacaagaaagaagacATAAAAATATTCCCAAATTTGAAATATCTCGAATTCTGTGCCTTGGGCCAGTGGGAAGAATGGATTGGAGGAACGAGAGGAGGAGGAAAAGAAGACGAAGACTGTATTACTATAATGCCACGTCTTCAAAAGTTGACAATTCGATTGTGCGGAAAGTTAAAGTCGTTGCCGGATTTCCTGCGTACAACTCCATTGAAGGAATTGCTGATCAATGACTGTCCAATTATCACGAAACGTTGCCGAAGAGAGACAGGAGAGGATTGGCGCAACATTTCTCACATCCCAGTCATCAAATTATGGTAACTAgttctgcttcttcttcatttattttgaaaacaaatacTATCAATTAAATATGCTCATTTTCTGGTTAAAATTCCCACGGAAAATAAATTACTAACAGCGtagatttatgaaatttaacatattcacataaatttgaattagCACGGTTTATTGTTGTTGCTTAGATTCAGCTATATTGTGATGTATCCAAAATTGCTTGATGGGTTTACtaaaatttcacaaataattaaaaaaaaaaaaatagaaggctGGAATTTTAGATAGAATACGTTTGGATGCAGCGTTTTCcagctgcgtccacgttttttatttttttttccacgcgcatatGTCACTGTTTATTggtcatgaacagtgattttaggccaatgaccagtactttttgggatgaacagtaatttttacgcattaaaaaattatttttgtacagtgttttcagttttcagttttcagcaataagttctatccaaacagacccatagACTAATCAGATGAATAGAGTCACCAAATATTAACTCATTTGCATTTAAAAGTAAACAACTAAATTCAAATGCCTACCTCTTTCTATTTCATTTGCGGTTTAATATTTATATGGGTCTTGCTCATTTTCTTGATTTCGGTACACTAATCTCAAAGAACTCATGGTTATCTTTAGGGGTTTGGATTCTGAAACGTCCTCTGCTTGATATGGATTGGTAATTTTTTCCTACTTATTTCATCCTCTAGCTATATCATTTGCTTTTCAATATTTATATGGGTGTTGCTCATTTTCTTGATTTCAGGTAAACAAACAATGACCTTCtgtaattttatcaattttgggAAAACTCACAACGACACTGTCAGCAATGGTTTTCTTAAGGGCATGTTGATGAAATCTTGAAATCTGTGTGTGTGCAAGTCTGAACCAATAACGGGTaacttcttcctcttctgctaCTTCTGTCATTTGGCTGAAacatcaatttattattttaattatctctCAATCTCCCACCAAAGAAATTACTAGCAACTTTGTCAAATTTAGGCCAAACTCACAACAACACCATCACCGATGATTCTATCTAGTAGGACCACTATTTGCAACATTACCGGAATGCATGTGTGAATGTAAggaagaatttttatttttattttttaaaaagaacccAAACTGAATGGTGCTGAAACTTTACTAGTAGATTTCTATTATTGGCATATGTATGGCCttgttatttaatatttttatttttaccatctACAACTTACGCAACCTTCTATCCTTAATTTTGAGGGCTTGAATGTACAGTTGCTAATCTTCAGGCTTTGATGTTACAACTTTAAAAGCTTGAATCTGGATGCACATAGATTTCTTGTCTTGGTGATGTGTTTCTTGTCAATGAAGATAGGGAAGAGTGGGAAATTTTGATAAATACTTGCTATTTGTTGCAATCTATGGTTGCCTTTTTTGGAAAGGGCACCATAAAAAGTGGAAGAGGAGAAGATAGGACCAGTCCAAACTTCCTTGATCTAGGCacttaaattttgtttcttgaatGTGTTACTCTGTCCTTTCtactactttttaaaaaaaatctatttctgCATTTGTTTGTTGTTCCATGGTCAATAATGCCACAGGAATTTTTTGCTATCCTTCAGTCTAGACATCGTGTAAAATATTTCTCACTCTTTGGCCTTAATTCAATCTTAACATCGTATCATAGGGCTTTTTAAAGAAAGCTCTGTTATGACTTCAAAGATGCTAGTAAAATTTGTACATAATCCTTTATCTTTGTATATCAACGccagaaaattattatttcttcattctatGAGTAATACTAGAAATCAGACCATGGTGCAATGGTAAGTTCCCTCCACCCAAACCATGTGTAGTTGGGGCAAAAGCATGAGTCTTGTGCATTGGGTATAATAATTCTATGAGTAACACTACTATAAAAGATTAGGTACTTGCAAGTTATCTATTTATAAAGTAATATTGTATTCTTATTTCTTGTCTTAGAGTTTGAAGTATTTCGTTACATGGAAGTGTGTGAAGTGCACAAGGTGACCATCAGGGATTCAGGCAAGAAGAGGAGACAGAATAGCTTGCATTATGTACTCTTCTACTGTAAGGCATATCTCAATATTTTTGCTTAATCATCTTTCTGTTTCTACTTATAATTTTCTCCATCTATAAAAACCTCATGCtgaatttctaattttcttttggtcTTATTTCAACCAAACATCAGATTTGGGGTAGTACATTTTATGATGAAGCAAGGTGTCACTCATggatgaaaattttagaaagcGCTACGGAAGATACTCCTTTATCAGTTCACTCTGCAGCAAGGAAGTGTATCATTGCCATCTCCCCTGAGTAATCCATATTATATGGTGGGTGATGAAAGGTGAGCTAGCTAATTGACCAATTTTCAACTTAAGTAATTTCTACCATTATTTGTTAGGGTATGAAATCTAGTGTGCTAATTTTCTTGACTTAGTGTTACAGATTTAGGAGATCTAGTCCAAAGGTGTGCAGAGTGTGGGGGAGAATGGAATGTTACCACCCGGAGTGGAGGGGATGAGCTGAGAAATGCCTCTCTTGTTTTTTCCCATCAGTAGTTGCCCAATTTTGGAATGGCATTCAAAAATGAACAGACCCCAATTAGTAAATAATAtgttcaacaaaaaagaagaaggcaatgAAGCCATATTACAATTGTTTTCTTTGGGCTGTTCAATTCTAATTCACATATAGGTAGCTTTATGTTCTTCTTTTCATGCTATTGCATTTGCTTTTTAATCCGTGGTCAATAACTTTAATTTCCAACCCTTAAGGTTGCAGAAATGTTTTGGTCTTACTTATTCAGAACATCATGCAAAATGTTTTGTTCTCATTTGGCCTCATTCATTGTACACATTATGCAAACTCAAAACTAAGATAGGTAGGTAGTGACTGAAACAGAAAATTcagagatagagaaagagaaatgggCAAGGCTTTAAGTACAAAAACCCcaatgcttataaaaaaaaagaggaagccCTATTATCCATTCAAAGATGCTGCAAACAAGCTTAACCTGT comes from Castanea sativa cultivar Marrone di Chiusa Pesio chromosome 3, ASM4071231v1 and encodes:
- the LOC142627071 gene encoding putative disease resistance protein RGA3 — its product is MAGALLSAIVERLGSFISSEFKLTVTVKEEVQKLQTKFRTIQAVLNDAEKRQLTEEAVKLWVDKLEGVSDEIDNVLDEWKTVMMKAEIEKQQKKFVEEEEAETSTAKKRKVWSITPNFNFSVPNLFQRRDIAREIKDLNEKLDEINKEKEMCGFELSRAIEEVVERPKTTSYVDVSEILGRDKVKKDLVSILLGKGTEKEKHPNVISLVGMGGIGKTTIAQLAYNDQKVQAHFEIKVWVCVSDPFDQCKVGKEILESVERQCKVGKESLESVERQSPNLTALQSLLDRFCDKVQGKKVFLVFDDVWTEDYAKWKPFRDALKNCGSQSSRILVTTRKDQVAKMMESANTIKLNELSEEDCWLLFSKIAFFDKDPQQREQLEDFGRQISKKCKGLPLAAKTLGSLMRFKKSREEWRNVLNNNLWELEDVERGLFAPLLLSYYDLSSPLKQCFLYCAVFPKDHVFSVQDLVYMWIAHGFVELKGNVEVEIMAQEYFENLAIRNFFQEYEKYEKFTSYKMHDIVHDFAQSITKARHLGYSTGSQFPPSTDRSKNLRTVIFFSQSDYNMSNLVQNFNRLRVLTLNSTMKLPDTIGNLIHLRYLDVHFCKQAFSFGKCVLPETIGNLCNLQFLRLRQVSPSQPIILLQGIGKLINLRLLTGDDLVIPREIGRLTSLKTLGSVINDEDCKGCKFEELKNLIHLRYLFLHFNGGPFRIKTIAPNDRRIESNVLILNALELPQDLEKLYIMNYLGTTMSPRLLASLTNLKELHLLFAEELMSLPPLGKIPCLESLTILSAGSLKKVGVEFLGIESENKKEDIKIFPNLKYLEFCALGQWEEWIGGTRGGGKEDEDCITIMPRLQKLTIRLCGKLKSLPDFLRTTPLKELLINDCPIITKRCRRETGEDWRNISHIPVIKLW